The genome window ACGGCGACCGGTCGAACATCCTTTACGAGTCGTTGGCGCACAAGCGGGCCAGCCGGGCGATGGACCCATTCCTGCTGACGGTTCAGGCGGGGGATACGAGTCGCGAGCCGCTGTCGCACGAAGGGGAAGAGTTCCTGATGGCGATTTCCGGCCGGGTCGACCTGAAGTTCGGAGACGAGACTTACGCCCTGGAGCAGGGGGATTGCCTGTACTTCGACGGCGGGACGAAGCACTGCCTTGTGAACCCTTACGGTGCGGCGGCGCAGGTGTTGTGCGTCTTCTACGCCCGCCAGTTCAACGGCGACTAGAAGCGTCCCGGCCGGCACGGCGCGATAGCTCAAACCCAATGTGCCACGGCCGCTGGGGTCAAGGGGGTCTCACCCCCTTGCCGCCGGAGGCCTCTTCCACGAGGAACCGTGGTAAGCAACGGGCGACCCCTTTGTGGAACCCGCGTTGAGGACTCACCGCCCGCTCTGGACTCCTTGCGGGTTGGTGAGGGGGCATCCGGCACGCTGTCCGCGTCTGGACACGCTCTCCTTCAGACATCTCTCGACGGCCAGGCCTCCGGCGGGCAAAGGGGCGTTGCCCCTCTGCACTCCCCACCAGGGGGCCCCTGGACCCGGTTCTTGGCCCGTGCATTTGGGGACGCTGGCTATGTCTTCGCCAGCTGAATCGCCCGCTGGTACGCCTGCACAAACTCCGTCGCGCCCCGCTTCCACGACCAGTCCCGGCGCATCCCGTTCTCGACCAGCTTCTTCCAGCCCATCCGGTCGTGCAGGTAACACCCCACGCAACGCCACACCGCACTGATGAACTGCTCCGGCGTGTACGTCGAGAACTTGAAGCCCGTCGCCGTCCCGTTCATAAGCGTCTCCGGTGTCGTGTCGACCACCGAATCGGCCAGCCCCCCAACGCTCATCACCACCGGCGGCGTGCCGTACAGCGAACTGTACTGCTGGTTCAGCCCGCACGGCTCGAACCGGCTCGGCATCAGGTACGCATCCGCCCCCGCCTCGATCCGGTGAGCCAGCCCTTCGTCGAAGCCGATCCGGACCGCCACCTTCTGCGGGAAACGATGGGCCAGCTCCGTGATCGCGTTCTCGGTCCGGATATCGCCCGTCCCCAGGAACACCATCTGGATGTCCGCCTTGAGCAGGTCCTCCGCCTTGGCCAGGATCAGGTCCAGCCCCTTCTGGTCCGTGAGACGGGAGATCATTCCAAAGAGGAGCGGCTCCGCCCGCTGCGGCAGCCCCATCTCCTGCTGGAGCTCCCGCTTGTTGGTCGCTTTCCCCTCCTGGAAGCTGTCCGCCGTGTACTTGGTGTTGAGGTACTTGTCGGTCGCCGGGTTCCACTCCTCGGTGTCGACGCCGTTCAGGATCCCGATCAGCCGCGGACCGCGAAGGGCCAGCGCGGTGTCGAGGCCGTAGCCATACTCAGGACGGCAGATCTCGCGGGCGTACGTGGGGCTGACGGTCGTCGTGACGTCCGAGAAGACGATCCCGGTCTTCATCAGGTTGAGGTCGCCGTAGTACTCCATCTGCTGATAGGTAAAGTACTCCCAGCTCATGCCGGTGAGCCGCATGTCCCACCAGGGGAACTTCCCCTGGAACGCCATGTTGTGGATCGTGAAGACTGCCCCGGTCGTCTCACATCCCGCCTGCCGCCGCCACTCCGTCTTGACGAGCGCCGGGACAATCCCCGTCTGCCAGTCGTTCGAATGAAAGACGTCCGGCTGGAGGTTCAGGAAGCGGGCCGCGTCGAGGACGGCGCGGCTGAAGAAGACGTACCGCTCGCAGTTGTCGTGGTAGTCGTGCCCCTTCTCCGTGTAGAGGGCGGCCCGGTCGAAGTAGTCCGGCTTGTCGACCAGGACGACGCGCACGGAGCTGCCCGGCATGTTGCCGCGGAGCAGGTGCGCCTCCGCCTGCTTCTCGCCGATCTTGACGTTGATCGCCCCGAGCGGCTCGCCAACGAGATGCGGTGGGGTCAGCCGCCGATAATGCGGCAGGATGAGGGTGACATCGTGACCGTCCTGATGCAGCGCTTTGGCCAATCCGCTCGCCACGTCCGCGAGGCCTCCCGTTTTGGAAAACGGGATGGCCTCTGAACTCGCGATGACGATCTTCATGAACGCAAACCCTTGAGCCGCAAGTGGTCGGGAGACGTCGCAAGTGGCCTGCTGGTCTTCCGTTTCGCGTCTTTGCGAAATCCCCACAGAGGCTATCGCAACCCCCGACCCGTTGCCACCGTGCGTTTTTGCGGCCCGGGGCCATGATTCCCCTTCGCATCGTGTTGCCGGAACGAAGCATTCGATGCGATTTCGCAGCAGTTGTCCGTTCGCAACGTCTTGAAATTGCATCGTTTCCGACGATCCCTCCGGGTTGCTCCGAATTGCGGGAGATCGCGTTTGACGCCCTCCGGAACGTGACCTACGGTCGCATGCGGCTTCCTTCTGCTGCGGCTTCGCGGCAACCGATGTTGATGACCCGGTGCGGCGGTCTGCGCCGGGGCAGAAGACCGCGGGTGGAGCGGTCATTCGCTCCCCCTCCTGTTTCCTTCCCCGTTCCCCCGACGGGGAGATCCCCGGTCCTGGTTTCCCGCCGATCCCTCCTGAACTGGCTAGGTTCGCGAGGAGGTCACGGTGGCGGAAACGTGTCTCGAAGGGACATGCGCATGTCTGTCCGATGGATGGCTCTGGTCGTGCTGTTTCTGGGTCTGGGGGGATCGCAGCTCGACGCCGTGTTCTCGACGGTGGTCCGCGTGGAAGAGGACTGGGAAGTCCAGGTCGCCAGCCCGGACGCGCTCCTGGACCTCCCGCAGATCGTCACGGTCTTCGGCCCGGACAATCCCGAAACGGGAGTCCACGCCCTGTTCGAGCTGAACCACGGGACGCTGCCGACTTTCGGCGAAGGGGGGATGCAGCTTCAGTACTGGGACGGCGAGTCCCTTCGCGGCTACAAGCGGCAGAAGGCCCCGACCGAGTTCTCGACCGCGGGGGAAGTGGTCAAGTTCACCACCGTCACCGAGATCGACAAGGGGGACCTGGTGCTCTCCGTGACGCAGGGGACTTCGACGACCTTCGGAACCTTCGGAGACGAGTCGTCGCTCCGGATCCGGGTGAATTCGTCGCTCTGGAATCTCAATTACATGGACCTGGAGAGCTCGATCCGCCACTCCCGCGTCACCTACGGCGCGAACCACGTCTCCCGCTTCCGGCGGAACACCGTCCGGATGTACGACTCCGGCGGAGACCTCGTGGCGACGGACAGCACCGTCCGCGACGTCCGCTGATCCGCGGTTCGCGCGGGCCGTTCTCCGGCCCCGCCCGCGGGTCGCTCGCTGCCCGCTCCCGGTCCGCCGCCTTTCGCCTCCCGTCCGCCCAAGGCATTCGCCATGCACCTCCATCGTCGAGTCCCCGCTTCCGTCCGGAACCGCCGGGGAAGCGTCCTGGTTCTCTCCGCGCTGGTCCTGTTCGTGGCCCTGGCCTTCACCGCCCTGGTGGTGGACCTGAGCTACATCTCGCTCACCCGGACCGAGCTTCAGAACGCCGCCGACGCCGCCTCGATGGGGGGCGCGCTCGAGCTGGGACTGGCGACGAGCCCGTCCGCCGCCAGCAGCGCCCTGGCCAAGCAGGCCGCCTTCCAGGCTGCGGTCGACGTGGCGGCCGCCAACCGCGGCGGGGGACGGTCCTCGATCTATGTCGACCCCACGAAGGACATCCGGGTCGGGCAGTACCGCTATGACCTCGCCACAGGGACGTACAAGACGGAATGGAACGTCGCCCCCTACAACCTGGTCGAGGTCGTGGCCCGGCGGGACACCGCGGGAAGCACCTCGGGTGACGGTCCGCTCGACCTGTTCTTCGCCCCCGTGCTGGGGCGCGACACCACGACCACGCGCGTCGCCTCGCGGGCCGCGCTGCAGCCGGGGGCCGGCTTCTACCTGGAGCCGGGGAGCGCCGGGAGCATCGGGATCCTGCCGATCGCGCTCGACAATCCGACCTGGGCCGCCCTCATCAACGGCACCGGCCTGGACCAGTACACCGTGAACGCCAACGGGACCGTGAGCTTGGGGCCGGACGGCGTCCGCGAGGTAAACCTGTATCCGAACGGGACCGCCGATCTCCCTCCCGGCAACCGGGGGACGGTCGACATCGGCAGCCCGAACAACAGCACCGCGGACCTTGTGCGGCAGATCCGGTACGGCCTCAACGACTTCGACATGTCGTTCTTCCCGAATCGGGAGATTCGCTTCGACAAGGGGCCGATCACGCTCAACGGGGACACCGGCCTCAGCGCCGGGATCAAGGACGACCTGGAGGCGATCAAGGGGCAGCCCCGCGCCATCCCGATCTTCACCGCGGTCAGCGGGCCGGGGAACAACGCCAACTACACGATCAGCAAGTTCGTGGGGGTCCGGATCGTCTTCGTCAACCTCACGGGAAAACCGACGTCCAAGGCGGTGATCGTGCAGCCGACTCCTTACAGCGCGCCCCAGGTCATCGTGGCGCCGAACAAGGTCATCACCACGGACACCATCTGGGGGCCGCCGGGAATCGTGCAGTGACGCCCGCTTGAGGCGCCTCCGCCCTCCCTTCTCTGAGTTCCCGTCCCCGGTCTCGCGTCTCGTCCGTTCACCTCCGGTTCCACCATGCGTTCCGCACGTTGCTCACGCGGTTCCCAATCGGCCTTCCTGCAGCGCTTCGCGCCCCGCCGGTGGTTCGGCCCTGTCATCTCCCACGGCGAGCCGCGCCGCGGGGCGGCCCTGGTCGAGACGGCCCTGGTCCTGCCGATCTTCATGATGATCATGGTCGGGATCGTGGAGTTCGGCCGGGCCTTCATGGTGGCCAACATGCTGGCGGAGTCGGCGCGCCACGGCGCGCGGATCGCGATCGTCCCTGGGGCGACGAACACCTCCGTCGAGAGCGAGGTCAAGACGCGGGTCAGCGAGCTGGCGCATGTCCGCGCGGCCGACGTGACGGTCGCGATCACGATCGCGCCGGACCCGCGGAACTCGAATCCGAATGGTGTCCTCAGCGTGTCGCAGAAGCGCGACCTGGTGACGGTGGCGATCCAGGTGCCGTTCAGCAAGGTGAACCTGGTGCCGATCGAATGGCTGAGCGGCGTGAATCTGAGCGCGCGGTGCTCAATGCGTCACGAGTAGGGCGGGCCGGCCCGGCGCTGACGTGGGCGGCTGAGCTGCGACGGGCGTGAGGGCGTTCTCGACGCGGGCGTGCGATTGGAGAACGGCGGATTACCCCGGTTCGGTGCGGCTGGCCTCGCCTCCGCAGGAAAGGGCCTCCGGCGGCCACACAGTCCGTCATGCTTTGCGACGGGATCTGGACACCGATGGACGTCGAACGACGGGCTTGAACACCCGGTGGCCTTGGAAGGACGGGCTTGAGCAAACGAGCCGTGCCGGCAGAGGAGCACGGTTCAGGCGGATGGGGCAGCCGGGCGTCGAGAGCCGAGGGCTCGATCAGACCGTGGTCCGGGCGACCTTCGGACGATTCGTCGAGGCCGGGTTTGCGGCGTCGGTCGAGTCTCCCTGGCGCTGGGCATAGAACTCCAGGAACTCGTTCATCGTCAGCTCGAAGCTCCGGAGCAGGTCCCCTCGGCGCAGGCGGATCGGAGCGGGCGTTGCCCCTCCCATAAGGGCCTTGAGCGTCGCCTGGAACCGGTACAGCGGGCCGGCGATGCGGTGGCTTTGCCGCAGCGTCTCCCACACGATCGCCGGGAGGAGCAGGGCCGCCGCCACGAGCAGGGCCTGCGAGTCGCGGAGGGCCGACACGTACTGGTCCGAGAACGACGGAACCTCCATGCCGGAAAGCCCCTGGAGCCGGTGCTGGACGTAGCGGACCAGGAACACCGCATGCCACAGGGCCGCGTGATAGACCCCCCAGTACGCGACGACACGGAGGATCAGCCGGCCCTGGAGGTGGCGGTCGACCAGTAGCTTGCGTCGCAGTTCAGACCAGCGCGGCACGGGACACCTCAGACTCTGTCCGGACCTGCGGCGCCAGATCGGATCGGGCGCGCGGGGCGCCGCGACAACAGAAATGCGCGACGTCCCCCGTCCCGGACAGCCACATCGGACGGGACCATTCCAACCCTAGCACGCGGAGGAACGGGAGCGGCCCAAACAAGGGGATTTCGCCAAAGAGTTTTCGCTCCGGAACCGGCTCCCGGCCTCCGCCGAAGGTGTCGAGAGACGGCGAAACGCGGGCCGGATCGCCGAACCCCGGCGGGGGAGGCCCCGCGGCGGCCGATCGGTTTGCCGGTTTCGGGACGCTCTCCTATTCTTCCTGTCCCTTGGTTTTCGCGGCGGCGACGTCGGTGGAGACCTCCGTCCCTTTCAGGAGAGTGTTGTGGCTGGCCAGCAGGAGCATGTCGTCATTATCGGATCGGGTCCGGCCGGCTGGACCGCCGCCATCTACGCAGCCCGCGCCAACCTCAAGCCGCTGGTCTTCGAAGGGGCGATCTCGATGGAAAACCAGGCCAAGGGGACGCTTCCCCTCGGCCAGCTCAACCTGACGACGGAAGTCGAGAACTTCCCCGGC of Planctomyces sp. SH-PL14 contains these proteins:
- a CDS encoding helix-turn-helix domain-containing protein; this translates as MNLVELAQRIRQLRLDRRMTLEQVASKTGLTRSWLSKVENFRVTPSLSALGEIAVALGVPVSQLVEGLDAKPQMVVIRKNERLLVERDGDRSNILYESLAHKRASRAMDPFLLTVQAGDTSREPLSHEGEEFLMAISGRVDLKFGDETYALEQGDCLYFDGGTKHCLVNPYGAAAQVLCVFYARQFNGD
- the glgA gene encoding glycogen synthase GlgA, which codes for MKIVIASSEAIPFSKTGGLADVASGLAKALHQDGHDVTLILPHYRRLTPPHLVGEPLGAINVKIGEKQAEAHLLRGNMPGSSVRVVLVDKPDYFDRAALYTEKGHDYHDNCERYVFFSRAVLDAARFLNLQPDVFHSNDWQTGIVPALVKTEWRRQAGCETTGAVFTIHNMAFQGKFPWWDMRLTGMSWEYFTYQQMEYYGDLNLMKTGIVFSDVTTTVSPTYAREICRPEYGYGLDTALALRGPRLIGILNGVDTEEWNPATDKYLNTKYTADSFQEGKATNKRELQQEMGLPQRAEPLLFGMISRLTDQKGLDLILAKAEDLLKADIQMVFLGTGDIRTENAITELAHRFPQKVAVRIGFDEGLAHRIEAGADAYLMPSRFEPCGLNQQYSSLYGTPPVVMSVGGLADSVVDTTPETLMNGTATGFKFSTYTPEQFISAVWRCVGCYLHDRMGWKKLVENGMRRDWSWKRGATEFVQAYQRAIQLAKT
- a CDS encoding Tad domain-containing protein; its protein translation is MHLHRRVPASVRNRRGSVLVLSALVLFVALAFTALVVDLSYISLTRTELQNAADAASMGGALELGLATSPSAASSALAKQAAFQAAVDVAAANRGGGRSSIYVDPTKDIRVGQYRYDLATGTYKTEWNVAPYNLVEVVARRDTAGSTSGDGPLDLFFAPVLGRDTTTTRVASRAALQPGAGFYLEPGSAGSIGILPIALDNPTWAALINGTGLDQYTVNANGTVSLGPDGVREVNLYPNGTADLPPGNRGTVDIGSPNNSTADLVRQIRYGLNDFDMSFFPNREIRFDKGPITLNGDTGLSAGIKDDLEAIKGQPRAIPIFTAVSGPGNNANYTISKFVGVRIVFVNLTGKPTSKAVIVQPTPYSAPQVIVAPNKVITTDTIWGPPGIVQ
- a CDS encoding TadE/TadG family type IV pilus assembly protein, which gives rise to MRSARCSRGSQSAFLQRFAPRRWFGPVISHGEPRRGAALVETALVLPIFMMIMVGIVEFGRAFMVANMLAESARHGARIAIVPGATNTSVESEVKTRVSELAHVRAADVTVAITIAPDPRNSNPNGVLSVSQKRDLVTVAIQVPFSKVNLVPIEWLSGVNLSARCSMRHE